From Ardenticatenales bacterium, one genomic window encodes:
- the tuf gene encoding elongation factor Tu: protein MGKEKFVREKPHVNIGTIGHIDHGKTTLTAAITKTLSLKGWADFRAFDQIDNAPEEKERGITIAIAHVEYETEHRHYAHVDCPGHRDYIKNMITGAAQMDGAILVVAAPDGPMPQTREHVLLARQVEVPAMVIFLNKCDMMDDEELLELVELELRELLDIYEFPGDETPIVRGSALHALECESKDPDAPEYACIWELMRVVDEYIPQPERDVEKPFLMPVEDVFSIKGRGTVVTGRAERGVLKPGEEVEIVGLRDDIRKVIVTSMEMFHKTLDKVEAGDNAGLLLRGVGRDEVERGQVLAKPKSITPHKKFEGEVYVLRKDEGGRHKAFFPGYRPQFYIRTMDVTGTITLPEGVEMVMPGDNVNMLVELITPVALEAGGRFAIREGGVTVGAGVITKILE from the coding sequence ATGGGCAAGGAAAAATTCGTACGTGAGAAACCACATGTCAATATCGGCACCATTGGTCACATTGACCATGGTAAGACCACGCTCACCGCGGCCATCACCAAGACGCTGTCCCTGAAGGGATGGGCGGATTTCCGCGCCTTCGACCAGATTGACAACGCGCCAGAAGAAAAAGAGCGCGGTATCACCATCGCCATCGCCCATGTCGAATACGAGACGGAGCATCGCCACTACGCGCACGTAGACTGCCCGGGGCATCGTGACTACATCAAGAACATGATCACGGGCGCGGCGCAGATGGACGGCGCAATTCTGGTGGTGGCGGCGCCGGACGGGCCAATGCCGCAGACGCGGGAACATGTGCTGTTGGCGCGGCAGGTGGAAGTGCCGGCCATGGTCATCTTCCTGAACAAATGCGACATGATGGATGACGAGGAGCTGTTGGAACTGGTGGAATTGGAACTGCGGGAACTGCTGGACATCTACGAGTTCCCTGGGGACGAGACCCCCATCGTGCGCGGCAGCGCGCTCCATGCGCTGGAGTGCGAGAGCAAAGACCCGGACGCGCCGGAGTATGCCTGCATCTGGGAGTTGATGCGCGTGGTGGATGAGTACATTCCGCAGCCAGAGCGAGACGTGGAAAAGCCGTTCCTGATGCCGGTGGAAGACGTGTTCTCCATCAAGGGGCGGGGAACGGTGGTCACGGGTCGCGCGGAGCGCGGCGTGCTCAAGCCGGGCGAGGAAGTAGAAATCGTCGGGCTGCGCGACGACATCCGCAAGGTGATTGTGACCTCGATGGAGATGTTCCACAAGACGCTGGACAAGGTGGAAGCGGGCGACAATGCTGGCTTGCTCCTGCGCGGTGTGGGACGTGACGAGGTGGAGCGCGGTCAAGTGCTGGCGAAGCCGAAGAGCATCACGCCACACAAGAAGTTTGAAGGGGAAGTGTACGTGCTGCGCAAGGACGAAGGGGGACGGCACAAGGCGTTCTTCCCCGGGTATCGGCCGCAGTTCTACATCCGCACGATGGACGTGACGGGTACGATTACGCTTCCCGAAGGTGTGGAAATGGTGATGCCGGGCGACAACGTGAACATGCTGGTGGAGTTGATTACGCCGGTGGCGTTGGAAGCGGGTGGTCGTTTCGCTATCCGTGAAGGCGGCGTGACCGTGGGCGCCGGCGTCATTACGAAGATTTTGGAGTAA
- a CDS encoding 50S ribosomal protein L1, producing the protein MPQRGRKYQEAAAKVDRGKLYTRDEAITLIKDTVTTKFDPTVEVHFRLGVDPRKADQMIRDVVVLPHGLGKTVRVLVFAQGEDARLAEEAGADIIADDDVITQIQNGWTEFDVAIAVPSMMGKVGRLGRVLGPRGLMPNPRAGTVAPGPDLPRLIQEAKAGRVSYRVDRTGNVHAPLGKASFTPEQLRENLQSMLDSIKKARPSTVKGTYVRRITLANTMGPGIRVDAIEAMQ; encoded by the coding sequence ATGCCACAACGAGGACGCAAGTATCAGGAAGCTGCCGCCAAAGTAGACCGCGGCAAACTCTATACCCGCGATGAAGCCATCACTTTGATCAAGGATACCGTCACCACCAAATTCGATCCGACCGTCGAAGTACACTTTCGCCTGGGCGTGGACCCACGCAAGGCGGACCAGATGATCCGCGACGTGGTGGTGCTGCCCCACGGACTGGGTAAAACAGTGCGCGTGCTGGTTTTCGCTCAAGGTGAAGATGCACGCCTGGCGGAAGAAGCAGGTGCGGACATTATCGCCGATGATGACGTGATCACGCAGATTCAGAATGGGTGGACGGAGTTTGACGTAGCCATCGCCGTCCCCTCGATGATGGGCAAAGTAGGCCGCCTGGGTCGTGTGCTGGGTCCGCGTGGGTTGATGCCCAACCCCCGTGCCGGCACAGTCGCCCCTGGACCCGACCTACCCCGCCTTATTCAAGAAGCAAAAGCGGGGCGCGTTTCCTATCGCGTAGACCGCACGGGCAACGTCCACGCCCCCCTGGGGAAGGCCAGCTTCACGCCCGAACAACTGCGTGAAAACCTGCAAAGTATGCTGGATTCCATCAAAAAAGCCCGTCCATCCACCGTCAAGGGAACCTACGTGCGCCGCATCACGTTGGCGAACACCATGGGGCCTGGTATTCGGGTGGACGCTATCGAGGCAATGCAGTAA
- the secE gene encoding preprotein translocase subunit SecE, giving the protein MAGCCESNQYSSLLFYESASCKGCYNVAQEKKAPAKVNPVIKYLRETRGELYKVTWPTREESQRLTLIVLGVTAGMAIFLGFLDFAFSSLLNLILTLIT; this is encoded by the coding sequence ATGGCAGGCTGCTGTGAGAGCAATCAGTACAGCAGCCTGCTATTTTATGAATCCGCATCGTGCAAGGGATGTTATAACGTGGCACAAGAAAAAAAAGCGCCAGCCAAAGTAAACCCCGTCATCAAATATCTGCGGGAAACACGCGGCGAACTGTATAAAGTAACCTGGCCCACACGCGAAGAATCGCAGCGCCTCACGCTGATCGTCCTCGGCGTTACTGCCGGCATGGCCATCTTCCTGGGCTTCTTGGACTTCGCTTTCTCCAGTTTGCTCAACCTGATACTAACTCTGATCACGTGA
- the rpmG gene encoding 50S ribosomal protein L33: MAKKAVRSLITLACTECKERNYTSEKNRRNDPNRLEIMKYCPRCRQHRLHRETR; this comes from the coding sequence ATGGCTAAGAAAGCAGTACGGTCACTGATTACGCTCGCCTGCACCGAATGCAAAGAGCGCAATTACACCAGCGAAAAGAATCGGCGCAACGACCCGAACCGTCTGGAAATCATGAAGTATTGCCCCAGATGCCGGCAACACCGGTTGCACCGCGAGACACGCTGA
- the nusG gene encoding transcription termination/antitermination protein NusG → MANEPNDLNTPTATMKEDANWYVVHCYSGYENKVRHSIEQRIETMNMQHKIFDVVVPTEEEIEIKDGKRRTVERRVFPGYILVQLIMDEDSWYVVRNTPGVTGFVGQGDEPIPLRPEEVAKIMNRMEAEAPKMKFDFQLGEKVRIRTGPFADFIGTVRDIDMERAKVRVLVSFFGRETPVELDFLHVEKV, encoded by the coding sequence ATGGCGAACGAACCAAACGATTTGAATACGCCGACGGCGACCATGAAAGAAGACGCAAACTGGTACGTCGTCCATTGCTACTCCGGCTACGAAAACAAAGTCCGCCATAGCATTGAGCAGCGCATCGAAACGATGAATATGCAGCACAAAATCTTCGATGTCGTTGTACCCACCGAAGAAGAAATAGAGATCAAAGATGGTAAGCGGCGCACCGTAGAACGGCGCGTATTTCCCGGTTACATCTTGGTGCAGTTGATCATGGACGAAGATTCCTGGTACGTCGTCCGCAACACCCCCGGTGTCACCGGCTTCGTAGGCCAAGGCGACGAACCCATCCCGCTGCGCCCGGAAGAAGTCGCCAAGATCATGAACCGCATGGAAGCGGAAGCGCCCAAGATGAAGTTCGACTTCCAACTGGGCGAAAAAGTGCGCATCCGCACCGGACCATTTGCGGACTTCATTGGCACGGTGCGAGACATTGACATGGAGCGGGCTAAAGTGCGTGTGCTGGTCTCTTTCTTTGGCCGCGAAACGCCCGTGGAATTGGATTTCCTGCACGTCGAAAAAGTATAA
- a CDS encoding ABC-F family ATP-binding cassette domain-containing protein: MSLLTFYHLSQSYGAVDIFSGLSANMPHQARIGLVGANGIGKTTLLRILAGLEKPTGGQVHLARGTRLGYLRQEAEQAFAAAQNTVYTEMLTVFPELRQQQAQLRQMEADMGQGELTPSLLEAYGVLLESFEQAGGYDYELRIQQVLTGLGFAEADWHLPLEHCSGGQKTRVLLARLLLEEPDLLILDEPTNHLDVVAVEWLENRLRTWKGAMLVVSHDRYFLDKVVNTIWEMSRNGLEEYRGGYTAYMGQREDRWALRETEFVTVKERFLKDLDFVKRNIARASTSDRAKGLLERLIREVKAVENAGTQALNISWSRFSAEMGVSGTNWSVAEVEGHIKALASPNPHRTPLVMRLQPGHRSGRMVLRSKNLVVGYPDKPLFQADDIELTRQTRVALIGPNGSGKSTFLRTVMGELEPLAGRLWHGASLRIRYFAQAHQTLDPTRSVLDELLSQRHMLVSEARHHLARYLFRGDDVFKPVGSLSGGERGRLALALLALDTANFLLLDEPTNHLDIHAQEVLQTALQAYQGTVLLVSHDRYLIDRLATQIWELRDGRLRVHEGSYQSFLAAREREAVTSSLSPLPPTVARNGVVRTAAVSVTEIEARIADLEATLFRLGQQMEVVTTNQQWAEITALNQQYGAAEAELARLMVHWEKSAAV; the protein is encoded by the coding sequence ATGTCCCTTCTCACTTTTTATCACCTCTCTCAATCCTATGGCGCTGTGGATATCTTCAGCGGCCTTTCCGCCAACATGCCCCATCAGGCACGAATTGGCCTCGTAGGCGCGAATGGCATTGGCAAAACCACCCTGCTGCGCATTTTGGCCGGGCTGGAAAAGCCCACCGGCGGCCAGGTTCATCTTGCTCGCGGGACGCGGTTAGGCTATTTGCGCCAGGAGGCCGAGCAGGCTTTTGCCGCTGCCCAGAATACTGTCTACACGGAGATGCTGACGGTCTTTCCCGAACTGCGACAGCAGCAAGCGCAGTTACGTCAGATGGAGGCAGATATGGGGCAGGGCGAACTGACCCCTTCTCTGCTGGAAGCGTATGGAGTTCTGCTGGAAAGCTTTGAGCAGGCCGGCGGATATGACTATGAACTGCGTATTCAGCAGGTGCTGACAGGTCTGGGTTTCGCCGAGGCTGATTGGCATCTTCCCCTGGAACATTGCAGCGGCGGGCAGAAAACGCGCGTGCTTCTGGCTCGTCTCCTGTTGGAAGAGCCGGACCTGCTGATTCTTGACGAACCGACCAATCACCTGGATGTCGTGGCGGTGGAGTGGCTGGAAAACAGGTTGCGCACCTGGAAAGGGGCGATGCTTGTGGTCAGCCATGATCGCTATTTCCTGGATAAGGTTGTCAATACGATCTGGGAGATGAGTCGCAATGGGTTGGAGGAATACCGCGGCGGCTACACGGCCTACATGGGGCAGCGGGAAGATCGGTGGGCGCTGCGGGAGACGGAATTTGTGACTGTGAAGGAGCGTTTTCTGAAAGACCTGGATTTTGTGAAGCGGAACATTGCCCGCGCCAGCACCAGTGACCGGGCAAAGGGGTTGCTGGAACGTCTGATCCGTGAAGTAAAGGCCGTGGAAAATGCCGGCACGCAGGCCCTAAACATCAGTTGGTCTCGCTTTTCCGCCGAAATGGGCGTTTCCGGAACCAACTGGAGCGTCGCCGAAGTCGAAGGTCACATCAAAGCCCTCGCCTCCCCCAATCCACACCGTACGCCGCTCGTCATGCGGCTGCAACCCGGACACCGCAGCGGGCGGATGGTGCTACGCAGCAAAAACCTGGTCGTCGGATACCCGGACAAGCCCCTGTTCCAGGCGGACGACATCGAATTGACACGCCAGACCCGTGTCGCCCTGATTGGCCCCAACGGCAGCGGCAAATCCACCTTTCTGCGTACCGTGATGGGCGAGCTTGAACCGCTGGCCGGACGCCTCTGGCACGGAGCCAGTTTGCGGATACGCTATTTTGCCCAGGCACACCAAACACTGGACCCGACCAGATCGGTTCTGGACGAACTGCTGTCGCAGCGCCACATGTTAGTGAGCGAAGCGCGTCATCACCTGGCCCGCTACCTGTTTCGCGGAGACGACGTATTCAAGCCTGTTGGCTCCCTCAGCGGCGGAGAGAGGGGGCGATTGGCCCTGGCTCTTCTGGCGCTGGACACCGCCAATTTCCTGCTTCTGGATGAGCCGACCAATCACCTGGATATCCACGCGCAAGAGGTGTTGCAGACCGCGCTACAAGCTTACCAGGGGACCGTGCTGCTGGTTTCGCACGACCGCTATCTGATTGACCGATTGGCGACGCAGATATGGGAACTGCGGGATGGACGACTGCGCGTTCACGAAGGCAGCTATCAATCGTTCCTGGCGGCGCGAGAGCGGGAAGCGGTCACATCCAGCCTGTCGCCGCTGCCGCCGACGGTGGCGAGAAATGGCGTGGTGCGGACCGCGGCGGTGTCCGTAACGGAAATCGAGGCGCGGATTGCCGACCTGGAAGCGACACTGTTTCGCCTGGGGCAGCAAATGGAGGTGGTGACGACAAACCAGCAATGGGCGGAGATCACGGCACTAAATCAGCAGTACGGCGCGGCGGAGGCAGAACTGGCGCGGCTCATGGTCCACTGGGAAAAGTCGGCGGCCGTCTAG
- a CDS encoding NAD-dependent epimerase/dehydratase family protein, whose protein sequence is MILITGATGFLGHNLIPRLARAGYSLRALVRPGSNVDRLQQHGVELAYADDISDAAAVSQACQGCHTIIHAAGHFRFWGKPDDFWRTNVLGTEAVLAGAINAQATRFVHVSTVVVVGQARPGVLIDEATPCQPQDAYQQSKLVGEQRALAAWHDHGLPVIVLRPGAFYGPWGRYAFNRLFFEEPLRGWRIKVNGGRHITFPAFVPDVAQGIERALTAGQPGEVYNICGASLTHNEANDLVSDLAGISRFRFPVPVGAALLLARLMTATAHVTGREPFYANNLAHYVFQDWPVSNAKAQAGLGFCPTPFAEGARETLAWYWNAGILRHKQ, encoded by the coding sequence ATGATTTTAATTACGGGGGCAACGGGGTTCTTAGGCCACAACTTGATTCCGCGTCTGGCGCGCGCGGGCTATTCGCTGCGCGCCCTCGTGCGCCCCGGCAGCAACGTGGACCGGCTGCAACAGCATGGGGTGGAACTGGCATATGCGGATGACATCAGTGATGCCGCCGCCGTTTCCCAGGCGTGCCAGGGCTGCCACACCATCATTCACGCAGCAGGCCACTTCCGCTTCTGGGGCAAACCGGACGATTTTTGGCGTACAAATGTACTGGGGACGGAAGCAGTGCTGGCGGGAGCCATCAACGCGCAAGCAACGCGGTTTGTCCACGTTTCCACTGTCGTCGTCGTCGGACAGGCCCGGCCAGGCGTCCTCATTGATGAAGCAACCCCTTGCCAACCACAAGATGCCTACCAACAGAGCAAACTGGTCGGCGAGCAGCGCGCACTGGCGGCCTGGCACGACCACGGTTTGCCCGTTATCGTGCTGCGTCCGGGCGCTTTTTATGGCCCCTGGGGGCGCTATGCCTTCAATCGGCTCTTTTTTGAGGAGCCGCTGCGCGGCTGGCGTATCAAGGTCAATGGAGGTCGCCATATTACTTTTCCGGCGTTTGTGCCGGACGTGGCGCAAGGAATCGAACGGGCGCTGACGGCGGGCCAACCAGGAGAAGTGTATAACATCTGTGGCGCGTCGCTCACCCATAACGAGGCCAACGATCTGGTCAGTGACCTGGCGGGCATTTCCCGCTTCCGGTTTCCCGTTCCCGTGGGCGCGGCGCTGTTGTTGGCGCGCTTGATGACGGCGACGGCGCATGTGACCGGGCGGGAGCCGTTTTATGCGAACAACCTGGCTCACTACGTTTTTCAGGATTGGCCTGTTTCCAATGCGAAAGCGCAGGCGGGGTTGGGTTTTTGTCCAACGCCGTTTGCGGAAGGGGCACGAGAGACGCTGGCATGGTACTGGAATGCCGGCATTTTGCGCCACAAGCAGTAG
- the rplK gene encoding 50S ribosomal protein L11 — protein MAKKIKAVVKIQIKGGKATPAPPIGTALGPQGINLMQFCKEYNAKTTNMVGQVVPVEVTVFQDGSFTFILKTPPAADLLKQAAGVKSGSPIPNRNKVGTVTQAQLREIAEVKLKDLSANDIESAMKIIAGTARSMGLTIAD, from the coding sequence ATGGCAAAAAAGATTAAAGCTGTCGTGAAAATTCAGATTAAGGGCGGCAAGGCGACGCCGGCCCCCCCGATTGGTACCGCCCTCGGTCCGCAAGGTATTAACCTGATGCAGTTCTGCAAGGAGTATAATGCCAAGACCACGAATATGGTGGGCCAGGTTGTGCCGGTCGAAGTGACCGTCTTTCAAGATGGTAGCTTCACGTTCATCTTAAAAACACCCCCCGCGGCGGACCTGCTAAAACAGGCCGCGGGTGTCAAGAGCGGCTCTCCCATCCCCAATCGCAACAAGGTAGGGACAGTCACGCAGGCGCAGTTACGAGAAATCGCGGAGGTCAAACTCAAGGACCTGAGCGCCAATGATATTGAGAGCGCGATGAAGATTATTGCCGGCACAGCCCGCAGCATGGGGCTAACTATCGCCGACTAA
- a CDS encoding 50S ribosomal protein L10, with the protein MAITKERKEELLVAYQEWLGQSDVVFLAEYKGMNVKRMEELRGQVRQVEGVFSVTKNTLLAIALDEAGKAVPTDLLAGQVAAGFALGEVPALAKALVDFAKTEEKFVLKGGVLGNRLLSKEDVEALASLPSLDQLRGQIIGLISAPARNVAATIAGGVRQLVNVLDAYTKKDENAEAAEAAA; encoded by the coding sequence TTGGCTATCACAAAAGAACGCAAAGAAGAGTTATTGGTTGCCTATCAGGAGTGGCTGGGTCAGAGTGATGTGGTTTTCCTGGCCGAGTACAAGGGCATGAACGTCAAGCGCATGGAAGAATTGCGCGGTCAAGTGCGCCAGGTAGAAGGCGTCTTCAGTGTGACAAAGAACACGCTGCTGGCGATTGCTCTGGATGAAGCCGGTAAAGCTGTTCCGACGGACCTGCTCGCGGGTCAGGTGGCGGCGGGGTTTGCACTGGGTGAAGTGCCGGCATTAGCCAAAGCCCTCGTCGATTTCGCTAAAACAGAAGAAAAATTCGTTTTGAAAGGCGGCGTCCTGGGCAATCGCCTGCTGAGCAAGGAAGACGTTGAAGCACTTGCCTCCCTGCCTTCCCTTGACCAGCTGCGTGGCCAGATCATTGGCCTCATCAGCGCCCCTGCCCGCAACGTGGCCGCCACCATTGCCGGTGGTGTACGCCAACTTGTCAACGTCCTCGACGCCTACACCAAGAAGGACGAAAACGCCGAAGCCGCGGAAGCGGCAGCCTGA
- the rplL gene encoding 50S ribosomal protein L7/L12, which yields MADLAKIVDELSSLTLLEAAELTKMLEEKWGVSAAAPMAMGMMPMAAVAEVVEEEEQTEFDVVLTDFGAKKIQVIKEVRALTGLGLKEAKDLVDGIPSKVMEAVSKEAAADAKTKLEEAGATVEVK from the coding sequence ATGGCCGATCTTGCAAAAATCGTCGATGAACTCAGCAGCCTCACTCTGTTGGAAGCCGCTGAACTGACCAAAATGCTCGAAGAAAAATGGGGCGTCAGCGCCGCGGCCCCCATGGCCATGGGCATGATGCCCATGGCTGCCGTCGCCGAAGTTGTCGAAGAGGAAGAGCAGACGGAGTTCGACGTCGTCCTCACCGATTTCGGTGCCAAGAAAATCCAGGTCATCAAAGAAGTCCGCGCCCTCACCGGTCTGGGACTCAAAGAAGCCAAAGACCTGGTCGATGGTATTCCCAGCAAGGTGATGGAAGCCGTCTCCAAAGAAGCGGCTGCCGACGCCAAAACCAAACTGGAAGAAGCGGGCGCGACCGTCGAAGTCAAGTAA